The following DNA comes from Oncorhynchus masou masou isolate Uvic2021 chromosome 21, UVic_Omas_1.1, whole genome shotgun sequence.
CCAACTTTCATAATTCCTATGCACGTGGTCCATGGACCAGGAGTGACTGCCACCAGCCGCTACAGTAAAGTAATGGCGTTCCATGAGTTGCTCACCAACCACAGTCTAAAAACTGCACACAAAAATCAATTTGTTTAGCCTTTATGATTTTGAAGATGTGCACTGTCAAAAGGTATTAAAGTTGCTAGAGTCCCAACTATTTTCTTGACCTAGCTACAGACGATCACAGGTTTCGGTGTGCCTTGCCTTCCGTTCAGAAGACAGTCTCAGTCATCGtaggtgtgttttttttttttgcaatcacTCCTGGCTCATAGGCTGCATTCAAGGTAAGAAAAAGGATTAACAAATTAAATTTGAGTGAACTTAACTCTTGAGCGTCCAAGGATTTGCCTCTAACCAAATTCTTTACAAGTGTTTTATTTAATTATAGAATCTCACCATTGAGAACTCTGCACAGATTTTGTTACAGTGACTGCAAAAACCACACCTACAATGACCGACTGTCTTCTGAATGGAAGACAAGGCACACCGAAACCTGTGATCGTCTGTAGCTCGGTcaatactaaacaaaaatataaatacaacatgaAACGATTTCAACGTgttacagttcatacaaggaagtcagtcaatttaaataaattcattaggccctaacctatggatttcacattactgggaatacagacatgcatctgttggtcagataccaacaaaaagtaggggcgtggatcggaaaaccagtcggtatctggtgtgaccaccattttcctcatgcagcacgacacgtctccttcacatagagttgatcaggctgtcgattgtggcctgtggaatgttgcccctcaatggctgtgcgaagttgctggatattggcgggaactggaacacgctgttgatccagagcatcccgaacatgctcaatgggtgacatgtctggtgagtaacGCAACATGTTGGCCACATTTTTAATGAGCTGAATTAAAAGattacagaaatgttccatatgcacaaaaagcttcttTATCTAAAAAAAATTGTGCAtattagtttacatccctgttagtgagcatttctcctttgccaagataatccatccacctgacaggtgtggcatatcaagaagctgatttaacagcatgatcattacacaggtgcaccatgTACTGTGGAAAGTAAAAggtcactttaaaatgtgcagatttgtcacacaacacaatgccactgatgtctcaagttttgaaggagtgtgCGATTGGCATGCAGAAATGTCCAACAGAgcggttgccagagaatgtaatctaatgttcatttctccaccataagctgcctccaatgtggTTTTAGAGCATTTGGCAGTACagccaaccggcctcacaaccgtagGTCGCGGACCATGTGTGACCACACcatcccaggacctccacatccggcttcttcacctgtgggatcatctgaggaGGGGTGGGGGATTCTCagaagtatttctgtctgtaataaagcccttttgttggGGAAAacgtattctgattggctggtcctcagctcctaagtgggtgggcctatgcccactTATGGCTGCACCCCTATCcactcatgtgaaatccatagtttagggcctaatggatgtatttcaattgactgatttccttctatgaactgtaactgagTAAAATCCTTAAATTGTAGCATGTTacgttttatttttgttcagtatagtttattAGAGGAAAATGGCTTTACATTTTGGGTGTGCAATAACTCTGACAGCTGTTAGGAAGGGAAATTATTAAAATCCTTTTATATCTAGTAAAGGAACACTCTACCCgaaaactatattttggtatttttgttgttgatgtagTCCCAATGTTTTCAAGATGTGTAACTTTTGAAATTAAATATGCCGGCTGTATTTCTGTACTTTTAAgttatacagtacaagtcaaaggtttagacacctactcattctagggtttttctttatttttttacaattttcttcattgtagaataatagtaaagacataaacgattacataacacatatggaatcatatagtaactaaaaaagtgttaaacaaatcaaaatatattcgagatacttcaaagtagccaccctttaccttgatgacagctttgcacatgcttggcattctcttaaccagcttcaccgggaatgcttttccaacagtcttgaaggagttcccacatgctgagcacttgttggctgctttttcttcactctgcggtccaactcatcccaaaccatctcaattgtgttgaggtctggttattgtggaggtcaggtcatctgatgcagcactccatcactttccttacTGGTCGAATAGCCCtcacacagtctggaggtgtgttgggtcattgtcctgttgaaaaacaaatgatagtcccactaagcacaaaccagctgggatggcgtatcgctgcagaatgctgtgggtagccatgctggttaagtgtgccttgaattctaaataaatcagtgttacCCACAAAGCACCCTCGCACcacctcctccgtgcttcacggtgggaaccacacattcagagaccgttcacctattctgcgtctcacaaagacacggcggttgaaaccaaaaatctccaatttggacttatcagaccaaaggagaaatttccaccggtctaatgtccattactagtgtttcttggcccaagcaagtctcttcttcttattggtgtactttagtagtggtttctttgccgcaatttgaccatgaaggcctgattcatgtaataaggggtggcaggtagcctagtggttagagcgttgggccagtaaccaaatccccgagctgacatggtaacaAATCAGTGTGGCAGATGGTAGACCAAAaacaaaaatctgtcgttctgcccctgaggaAGGTGCAGAAAACGTGGATGCCAATTTAAGGCACCTCTGATTTcagagggtttgggttaaatgcagatgacacatttcagttgaagtcaTTCTGTTGTACGACTGGCTAGGTATCTTCCTTTCCCTAATgttgatgtctgttacttgaactccgtgaagtatttatttggctGGTACAGTAaaactggtaactctaatgaacctatcatctgcagcagaggtaactctgggtcttcctttcctgtggcggtcctcatgagagccagtttcatcatagcgcttaattGTTttagcgactgcacttgaagaaacgttcaaagttcttaacGTTAcctatgtcttaaagtaatgatgtaatgtttgatctttgcttatttgagctgttcttgccataatatagacttggtgttttcccaaatagggctatcttctgtataccacctctaccttgtcacagaacaactgattggctcaaacttaatttgtggaattctttccttcttaacttttaacaaggcacacctattaatttaaatgcattccaggtgactacctcatgaagctggttaagagtgtgcaaagctgtcaaaggcaaagggtggcaactttgaagaatggcaaatacatttagatttgtttaacacttttttggttactacatgattccataagtgttatttcatagttttgatgtcttcactattattctacaatgtagaaaatagtttcaAAAAATCAGAAAAACCCTgaattgagtaggtgtgtccaaacttttgactggtactgtatatcttaaCATGCTAAATATTTTCGagctatatcaacaatggactaatgaaacaaatagcaaaatatttttttctgtgTAGGGTTTTCCTTTAAGCatttattgtaattatttcaaaTTTAAATCTGCTCTATCGTATTATTGGAATTCAGTGAGTGATCGGGGTAATAGCAAATTATTACTGTAGTGTAAGTTCTAATCATTTAAGGAAATTGTTATATTTCTAATGCAGAAAAATATACATGAATTATATTAAAATCTTGAGTATGCAGTTTTCTCTTGTACAAAATTCATCCAGATGTATTTTGATATTCGAGATTAATGTATTAAATGCTCAAAATAAACGCTTAAAATAATCACAATGTGCAGAAGTCAGACAAAGCTGCTGTCAACTTCACAAATATTATGAAGCTCAGGAAGTCTTAGACTATGataaagaaaatatatattttgcttACCATCAGCAATGCTTTTCTATGTGTCCCAAAAGACCCACAGTAGGACCTTGTTCCGTGTGACACCTATTTAAGGAGTTAAGTGACTCCACACTAACCACAGAAGGAACGAATGGTGAAGTGAATATATTTTTTGATTGTGGTTAAcatttgacactttttttttttaattcttcatTAAAAAGGTATATATTCTATTACACTTGTATTGTTACTGATTTTGTTTGTCCATTTTTATTGTGCAGATTGATTTTTATAAGTGCTTGGGTTGTAAAGATAAGATACACATCATGAAACACACTTTCACTTTGCTTGTTCCCATACAATACGTGCTGGGATAAGTATGGGCGTACACTGTATATGCCTTGTCATTGCATACGTACAATAATACCTCTGTCTCAAATGACTTAAACAGTCTGTCACGGTATTGGAAAATCTTATGTAATATGTCATAGAACAAAAGGCAAGACATTCACAGAACTTACAAAATGTTGCTTTTTCTCAATAGTTGATACATGTTATACTCTTATGGCAATGCAGTCGTacaggggtaggcaaccctgttTCTGATGGAGCTGAAGGATTGTGTTCCAACGAGGCACCACACCTGATCAACTGAGGTAATTGATCAGTTTAGTGATATATTCAACCCACCTGGTCTTCCCGGGTTGGTTAAATCAAAAACATGACGTGCATGCGGCCCTCCAGACCCAGGGGGCGATACTAAAACATAATGTACTTGACTATTGCTTTGGAAGTCGCAGGTGGTCTAGGAAATCTACCATTTTAATTGTATCATGAAGATATGCTCTGTGAGcaattttttttctctccaaaaatCAGATTTGATCTAGCACTGGGATACAATGCACTGTGCTGAATCAATGAACTTACCAAGGAACTAACACCTGATCTTTCATAAGATTTGTATTaaatacacagtgtacaaaacattagggacatattgagttgcaccccctgcttttgccctcagaacagcctcatagTTCTCATTGAATGGACTCCACAAGTCGTTTGAAAGTGTTTTACAAGGATGCTGTCCCATGTTGACtttaatgcttcccacagttgtgtcaagttggatggatgtcttttgggtggtggaccaatcttgatacacacaggaaactgttgagcgtggaaaaaccAAGCATTGTTGCAGTTCCTGACACaatcaaactggtgcgcctggcacctactaccataccctgttcaaaggcacttaaatattttgttttgccccttcacccactgaatggcacacatacacaatccatgtctcaaggattaaaaatccttatttaatctgtctcctccccttcatctacactgattgaagtggatttaacaagtgacatcaataagggatcatggatTCACattgtcagtctgtcatggaaagagcaggtgttcctaatgttttgtacattcagtatATCAGAGCTCATCCTTGAAGTTCTGCTTTGCATGTGAGTAGTCATTTGCTCACTTTTGAGCAAATTTATCAACAACCATTAAGAACATGACACAACTAGTTAGGAAATGGTTGGGTTATTAACGGTCAATAGGCATCTTCTCATTTGTCCAACACTGATGACAGAGTCAAATATACTTTGGGGATAATGTTGTATTTCATCTGCCAGAATGATGACTTATACAAATTAACCCTGGTAATTATTGCTATGGGACATTCCTTTGTCCAACACCATGTTAGCATTGCTCACAAGAAAGCAGCAGGCTTTGAAATAGCTAAGTAGCTTTGTTCAACAATGTCTAACCAAATCAAAAGAATCAGATCAGAGTATGTACAACAGGTCTGTTGAACAGCAACAGTTCTTAAGAGTTGGGGCTCTCAGTAGCCACCAGGTTTCCTATCCAGAGGAGGCATGTAGTAAGTCTTGAAAGCAGAGCAGTGGGATTCATCCCTTGGCTGTTGGGTAAAGAGAAAAAAACGGGGTTAAAAGAAATATATGAACAACACACTATTCTATTGAGTCCTGAGGCTGTAAATCAAGGGTctcagagtaggaatgctgatctaggatgtGTGTAgctttttagatcataatgaataagattacatggaccgATGGGgtctgatcctagaccagcactcctactctgagattcTTGAAACATACAGCCTCAGATGTTATTTAATATGTGCAATAAAGTCATGtctggcctcccgggtggcgcagtggttaagtgccatcagagtccctgggttcgcgcccaggctccgtcgtaaccggccgcgaccgggaggtctgtggggtgacgcacaattggcctagcgtcgtccgggttagggagggcttggccggtagggatgtccttgtctcatcgcgcaccagcgactcctgtggcgggccgggcgcagtgcgcgctaaccaaggttgccaggtgcacagtgtttcctccgacacattggtacggcaggcttccgggttggatggcgctgtgttaagtagcagtgtggcttggttgggttgtgtatcagaggacgcatgactttcaaccgtcgtctctcccgagcccatacaggagttgtagcgatgagacaagatagtagctactacaacaattgcataccacaaaattggggagaaaaaaaaaaagtgGGTAAAATTCAAaaccaaaaaataaaataataaagtcATGTCTGTACAGTCGTAGGGAGAAGCCATActagtgattagagcattggggccagtaaccgaaaggttgctggatcgaatccccgagctgacaaggtaatacatttttattttaaataggtcgttctgcccctgagcaagacagttaacccactgttccccgggcgccgaagacgtggatgtcgattaaggcagccccccccctctctgattcagaggggttgggttaaatgcaaaagacatttcagttgtacaactgactacatatccccctttcccatagGGATGTCCTAAAATGTACACCGTAATACAGTGCGTTTACCTTAGCCAACCGGGAGTGGCACTTTTTTGATGTGATGGCTGGGAGGGACCCACGGTGAGTGATGGTGAGAACTGGCACTGTGCTAACAGGGTAGGTAATCTGGGGTGCAGGCACTACCACATTGAGCTTTGGTAATTCCACATGTGGGGCGTTGCGTCTGATCAGAGGCTCGGCAACGTGCTTTATGTTGTGCTGCAAAACAGAATAATATTATTCCATCATAAGGGACCTACCATCATAGTAGGGCAAAGTACATCCAAATTATGGAATGTTTTGTCATTTTCCCAGTATGTAGCATATAAAGACATTTTATCCTACCTTTTATAATGTGGTTGATTTACTCATAAAATGTGATGTAGGGTCAACCATTTTAGGAGATGTGTCTGTCTCTTACCTGCCTCCTGCCCTGTCTGGCCATGCGCCGCAGGTGATCCACAGAGTTGGGGGtcccactgctctctcctccctctacagtCACAATGGACCTGCGCAGACTATCAGCTCTCCTCTCCGCCAGCCTGAGAcaaggacaggaggagggaagaTAGCATTTACCATATGAATTAAATACTTTATCTCTCACACTACACATACTACAATTATAAAGCACAGTATGTCtatgtgtttttatacagtacagttTGTGGGCTTACCGTAGCTCTCTAAAAAACATGTGCTGTAGTGCCGCTCTTGCGCCAATGCGCTCCTCTGGGTCATAGCTCAGCATCTGGTAGAGCAACGACAGACTGGGTGCCGAACAGTTTGGGATGAGCTGAGATATTCCACTGCCTTTCCGCAGAGGGAAGTCAAAACGCATCGCCCTAGACCTGTCAAAAAATTAATGTACAACACTGTCACTGAGGACAATACTTTCCACTgaacatactgtaagtcattgGTCTTCATTACATGATAAGCATATCTAACAAACGTACTGAGGGAATTTTTGAAGGAGACTGTTGTCAGGTGTACCCAAAACATCGTGGATCTTGGTCACCTGATCCAACTCATTGCTTCCCGGAAACAGAGGGCTGAGACTGAAATACACAAACATGATCGTCTGTGATGTCATCAAGGCTATTTACACGACAGCAGCTGTTCACGAATGTCTGTGGCGTCGGCCGTACAGGAATACAACACTATGGCCATAACCAAAGTCTCCTACTAGAATGGACATAAGCAGTTCTGTATCCGATTTGCTGATAGATGAAAGGTACCTGATGATCTCGTAGAAAACACATCCTACACTCCACATGTCCATCTTGTGTGAGTAATAGCCGTCTGTGAGGAGGCACTCTGGGGCTCTGTACCAGCGGGTGGAGATGTACTCTGTGTGGGGGGGTTTGGAGTGCAAACTCCTGCACGAGCCAAAGTCTCCAAGTTTGAGCACGTCGTGCTATGGAAGCAACCAACCAAGTCATGGACAACATATGGTAAACAATGTAACAGTAACAGTTCTGATTTACCAAATCAGCAGGCAAGGTTTTCAGCATCAtaattttaaaaaaataaaaaaagtttacTTACTTTGATTAGAATGTTCTCTGGCTTAACGTCCCGGTGAAAGATCCCGTTGCTGTACCAAGATaacaacacagtacaactgtTCAGTTTTAGGggaagcaacaacaaaaaaacagacccTTAAAACCCCCTCTGTGCCAGTGAATAGGAAATGTATTTATACATGTACAAGAGCCCGACTCCAGATGTTCATTCTTACCTATGCATATGATCGAGTGACTTGCAAAGTTGGTACATGTAGTGTCTGATTTTACTCTCTGGCAAAGGTTGCTGCCTCCCTGCAAGTGAGACAAGTTAGGAATGCACAAGATAACTGAATGGGGAATAGAATTTGATGTGCTGTAGTTACAGTTGTGGTAGAGGTTTTATGTCATTCACAGTAGCAGTTTCACTGTGGGTCTGACCTCGTATGAACTCATAGATGTTCATCTCCATCAGCTCACATATCAAGGACAGAGTCCCTGACTCTTTGTCACTGTAACACATTGAATGACTCAGACAAAATGATCATGTTATTGTTCAGTTGAGGCTTCACACAAACAATTCAAAAGACAGGGACAAACATTGTACTCACAATATCAATTCATGCAGCTGAATGATGTTTGGGTGAGGGTTTAGTCTTTTCATGGCCTGGACTTCTCGCAGGTTGTTGGCCTGTTCCAGGCTGAGCAACAAACAATAAAACCATGTAGCAAAACATGTTATTAACTCTGTAACTGACTGATAACCACCAACACGTGTTATATTGTAGAGAACATGTATCATCATGTCATGACTTGTTTTCAAAGACGATTCACAAAATTGAGAGTTAGAGTAGTTAACTATACAGGTTAAACGTTAATGTACAGGCTTAGAAAAATCTGTTCTAATAAGCAACATTGTCCCTGGCCAAACTCAACCTCGCAAGGTCACAGTCAGGGCATGTTGACAGTGACTTCCAGTTGGATAGGCAGGGGTGTCATGCTGCTTGCTCTTCAAGGCAagggtccacacacacagaggaggtaGAGCAGCTCAAGGCAAACAGCAGGCAGAACAATTATAAGGCAGCACACCTGATAGTTAGTTACCTGCTGAGTGACTGCTTCATCGTTTTACACGCATAATATTTCCCATCTTTCAGGCTTTGAGCCTTCACCACCTCTGAAAATGTCCCTTCTCCAATTTTGTTGATTATCTTGTAATCTGGATAACAAAACAGAGTTTAGACATATAGCTAACGTGACtcttgtaataataataattaaaaaaacatGCAGCTCTAGCTAGCAGCTATCTAAAGTTAGCTGTGTAAATATATGAGAATATGAAAAGTTGCCTGGAACAGAATTTAACATGCCACGATATTTCCTAGCCAATGTAAGGTTAGCTAACGATAGCTAGTAACGTACTATCCATTCTTCAAAGTGTTCACCGCACAGAAGTAGATTATCCATACTAGTCCTATATTTAAATAAAACATTGCGATAATTTCATGGAACAGCCGTGTTGTGGAAAGATTGCTAGTTGGCTGATCGAGATAGCTCCCCCAAGATTGAAAggctggatagagagagaagaaaaaaaaccgCCTCGCTGCTCTAGGTAGCCATGTTAGCTGGTAACCAGGCACACCGCACCCTCAACTCTCTGACCTAAAAGGTGGATGATTGAAAACAATACTTTTGTCTCGTTACAATGGTTACGCATCGATCACACCGACATTGCGGAGAATAAAAAAAATGGTACGCGGCACAAtttggatatgtgtgcaacaaaagttcaacattaaTAACATTCTGCTACCATCTTTGTCAAACCGTCTACGCATATGTTAGATAAATCCAACGTATGCACAACACAGAACGTACAGATTGGTCCTCTGTAACGCAATAGTGCAAGGCACAcgcagcgttccattggaaattaatgtacttctggtgtaacAAATTGCAAAAACACAATCGATGTGATTGAG
Coding sequences within:
- the LOC135508467 gene encoding MAPK/MAK/MRK overlapping kinase-like isoform X2 yields the protein MDNYKIINKIGEGTFSEVVKAQSLKDGKYYACKTMKQSLSSLEQANNLREVQAMKRLNPHPNIIQLHELIFDKESGTLSLICELMEMNIYEFIRGRQQPLPESKIRHYMYQLCKSLDHMHSNGIFHRDVKPENILIKHDVLKLGDFGSCRSLHSKPPHTEYISTRWYRAPECLLTDGYYSHKMDMWSVGCVFYEIISLSPLFPGSNELDQVTKIHDVLGTPDNSLLQKFPQSRAMRFDFPLRKGSGISQLIPNCSAPSLSLLYQMLSYDPEERIGARAALQHMFFRELRLAERRADSLRRSIVTVEGGESSGTPNSVDHLRRMARQGRRQHNIKHVAEPLIRRNAPHVELPKLNVVVPAPQITYPVSTVPVLTITHRGSLPAITSKKCHSRLAKPRDESHCSAFKTYYMPPLDRKPGGY
- the LOC135508467 gene encoding MAPK/MAK/MRK overlapping kinase-like isoform X1; the protein is MWGKTFSDWLHLTLPLFGTSSQLDYKIINKIGEGTFSEVVKAQSLKDGKYYACKTMKQSLSSLEQANNLREVQAMKRLNPHPNIIQLHELIFDKESGTLSLICELMEMNIYEFIRGRQQPLPESKIRHYMYQLCKSLDHMHSNGIFHRDVKPENILIKHDVLKLGDFGSCRSLHSKPPHTEYISTRWYRAPECLLTDGYYSHKMDMWSVGCVFYEIISLSPLFPGSNELDQVTKIHDVLGTPDNSLLQKFPQSRAMRFDFPLRKGSGISQLIPNCSAPSLSLLYQMLSYDPEERIGARAALQHMFFRELRLAERRADSLRRSIVTVEGGESSGTPNSVDHLRRMARQGRRQHNIKHVAEPLIRRNAPHVELPKLNVVVPAPQITYPVSTVPVLTITHRGSLPAITSKKCHSRLAKPRDESHCSAFKTYYMPPLDRKPGGY